Proteins encoded together in one Terriglobia bacterium window:
- a CDS encoding cytochrome b N-terminal domain-containing protein: METAFRGGAPKTDRTRSTFVFGNVFFHLHSVRTHRWSLRWATTWGLGMATFAAFVITLVTGILLMFYYKPFPDVAYQSIKDIHFVVPTGRFMRNIHRWAGNVMVVTVILHMARAFYTAAYRKPREFNWLMGMALLVVTLGLSFTGYLLPWDQLAYWAITIGANIAASPQEVTNALGITQHFDPGGLQRLILLGSDTVGPEALIRFYLLHVMILPLVLALIVAVHFWRIRKDGGLARPVDADQRVGPITGTYPVFTEQPKKTYQLAAIVRGKTAAVGKGPEATVPSMPHLFYGELAVLMLTTLICVALALLSDAPLKELANPMVPENPAKAPWYFLGLQELVSFSAFMGGIGIPTIVLLGLGLIPYLDRETEGTGEWFGGPGGKKLAMRSLLVGFGASLAIESFVIHFGWLREWFPHIPQLVITAINPGTLLTLAYGAYSVWCVKKYSSTRAGAMALFTCFLCGFIVLTVIGTYFRGPNWVFYWSPSQWPGH; encoded by the coding sequence ATGGAAACGGCGTTTCGCGGTGGCGCTCCCAAGACCGACCGCACGCGTTCCACGTTTGTCTTTGGCAACGTGTTCTTCCATCTTCATTCCGTGCGCACGCATCGCTGGAGTTTGCGTTGGGCAACGACTTGGGGACTGGGAATGGCGACGTTTGCGGCCTTTGTCATCACGCTGGTCACCGGCATCCTGCTGATGTTTTATTACAAGCCTTTCCCTGACGTTGCCTATCAATCCATCAAGGACATTCATTTCGTGGTCCCCACCGGCCGCTTCATGCGCAACATCCATCGCTGGGCGGGAAACGTGATGGTAGTGACGGTGATCCTGCACATGGCGCGCGCGTTCTATACCGCGGCCTACCGCAAGCCGCGCGAGTTCAACTGGCTCATGGGAATGGCGCTGCTGGTGGTCACGCTCGGCCTTTCTTTCACCGGCTACTTGCTGCCCTGGGACCAGTTAGCGTACTGGGCTATTACCATTGGCGCCAACATTGCAGCGTCACCCCAGGAGGTAACAAATGCGCTGGGGATCACGCAGCATTTTGATCCCGGGGGATTGCAGCGGCTCATTCTACTGGGATCGGACACCGTTGGCCCGGAAGCGCTGATCCGCTTCTACCTGCTGCACGTGATGATCCTGCCGCTGGTGCTGGCGTTGATCGTCGCCGTTCATTTCTGGCGTATCCGCAAAGATGGCGGGTTGGCCAGGCCTGTTGACGCTGACCAGCGCGTGGGGCCCATCACCGGAACCTATCCGGTGTTCACCGAGCAGCCCAAGAAGACGTATCAGTTGGCGGCCATCGTGCGCGGGAAGACTGCGGCAGTGGGTAAAGGGCCGGAAGCCACCGTGCCTTCCATGCCGCATCTTTTTTACGGCGAACTTGCCGTCTTGATGTTGACCACGCTGATCTGCGTGGCGCTGGCACTGCTTTCCGACGCGCCGCTGAAAGAGCTGGCCAATCCCATGGTGCCGGAGAACCCGGCCAAAGCGCCCTGGTATTTCCTGGGACTGCAGGAGTTAGTTTCCTTCTCGGCGTTCATGGGCGGGATCGGAATTCCCACCATCGTGCTGCTTGGCCTGGGATTGATCCCGTATCTCGACCGCGAAACCGAAGGCACCGGCGAATGGTTCGGCGGGCCGGGAGGCAAGAAGCTCGCCATGCGGTCGCTGCTGGTCGGCTTTGGCGCGTCGCTGGCGATTGAATCGTTCGTCATCCACTTTGGCTGGCTGCGGGAGTGGTTCCCGCACATTCCGCAACTGGTCATCACTGCCATCAACCCTGGCACGCTCCTCACGCTGGCTTACGGCGCGTACTCGGTGTGGTGTGTGAAGAAATACAGCTCAACCCGCGCAGGCGCCATGGCTCTTTTCACGTGCTTCCTGTGCGGCTTCATCGTTCTCACCGTCATCGGGACGTATTTCCGCGGACCGAACTGGGTCTTTTACTGGTCGCCGTCCCAATGGCCCGGACACTAA
- a CDS encoding c-type cytochrome, giving the protein MSKNKYLLLISSLGVLTLLVGAAVQENFLREWRQIQTQGRNEEGPIAVQLRQVVNTGLKTNDRCVSCHVTMAPGESTTTGAKVLSPHKPVVHDPSEWGCTVCHAGQGQATDKADAHGDVPFWPDPMIEPRFSQAGCGTCHAPLGVPEQERYAEARNAFARLDCFACHKVDGRGGMIRPDGGGMEGPELSRAGINGYDAGWYEKHVAKHQQAQQGPWRNSFASVNDADRELLKDYLATLMAAPKLVEAKAVFNSTGCMGCHKVSGVGGDEGIDLSHEGEKDPGQINFAHMAGKHSVENWMAEHFRSPVSVVVGSQMPSLALSDRDVDLLSMYMRSLRRKDLPASYVPKDRVRAVRFGEREFAADGATLFGTFCTGCHGGGGVGQRSPGMPSFPAIASADFLSRVSDDFLTETITRGRPGRRMPAWGELTGGLKPEEIKKVVAYVRQLGPAYQPDGEPPRWIKADAEQGKKLFASICSGCHGAKGQGNEGPALNNQVLLATATDSYFVQTIGQGRRGTDMLGFLEPHPARPTLSPGEIENIIAFLRTWERGKK; this is encoded by the coding sequence ATGAGTAAGAACAAATATCTGTTGCTCATTTCAAGCCTTGGCGTGCTGACGCTGCTGGTTGGCGCGGCGGTGCAGGAAAACTTTCTGCGCGAGTGGCGTCAGATTCAGACGCAGGGCCGCAACGAGGAAGGGCCCATCGCCGTGCAGCTTCGGCAGGTCGTGAACACGGGGCTCAAGACCAACGACCGCTGCGTCTCCTGCCACGTGACCATGGCGCCGGGCGAATCGACGACGACCGGAGCAAAAGTCCTGTCACCCCACAAGCCTGTTGTGCACGATCCTTCCGAGTGGGGCTGCACGGTCTGTCACGCCGGACAAGGCCAGGCCACCGACAAAGCCGACGCTCACGGCGATGTCCCCTTCTGGCCGGACCCCATGATTGAGCCGCGCTTCAGCCAGGCCGGTTGCGGCACATGCCATGCGCCGCTCGGCGTGCCCGAGCAAGAGCGCTACGCGGAAGCTCGCAATGCCTTTGCCCGCCTGGATTGCTTTGCCTGCCACAAGGTGGACGGGCGCGGCGGCATGATTCGTCCCGACGGCGGCGGTATGGAAGGCCCCGAGCTTTCTCGAGCCGGCATCAACGGCTATGACGCCGGCTGGTATGAAAAGCACGTTGCCAAACATCAGCAGGCCCAGCAGGGACCGTGGCGCAACTCGTTCGCGTCTGTGAACGATGCCGATCGCGAGTTACTCAAAGACTATCTGGCCACGCTGATGGCCGCTCCCAAGCTGGTGGAAGCCAAGGCGGTGTTCAACTCCACCGGCTGCATGGGCTGCCACAAAGTCAGCGGCGTGGGCGGTGACGAAGGCATTGATCTTTCACACGAAGGCGAAAAAGATCCCGGACAAATCAACTTTGCCCACATGGCCGGCAAGCACAGCGTTGAAAACTGGATGGCCGAGCACTTCCGCTCGCCGGTGTCCGTCGTGGTCGGCTCGCAGATGCCGTCGCTTGCGCTTTCTGATCGCGATGTTGACCTGCTCAGCATGTACATGCGGTCGCTGCGGCGCAAAGACCTTCCTGCAAGTTACGTCCCCAAAGACCGTGTACGCGCCGTGCGTTTTGGCGAACGCGAATTCGCCGCCGACGGCGCCACCCTCTTTGGCACATTCTGCACCGGTTGCCACGGCGGAGGCGGTGTGGGCCAGCGCTCACCGGGCATGCCTTCGTTCCCGGCCATCGCCAGCGCGGATTTTCTCTCGCGCGTTTCCGACGACTTCCTTACGGAAACCATCACCCGCGGGCGTCCCGGACGCCGCATGCCGGCCTGGGGCGAACTCACCGGCGGACTGAAGCCGGAAGAAATCAAGAAAGTAGTTGCCTATGTGCGCCAGCTCGGTCCGGCCTACCAGCCGGATGGCGAACCTCCGCGTTGGATCAAAGCCGATGCCGAGCAAGGCAAGAAACTATTTGCCTCCATCTGTTCCGGTTGCCACGGCGCAAAGGGCCAGGGCAACGAAGGACCGGCGCTGAACAACCAGGTGCTGCTGGCCACGGCCACGGACAGCTACTTCGTACAGACCATCGGACAGGGCCGCCGCGGAACGGACATGCTGGGGTTCCTGGAGCCGCATCCCGCGCGGCCCACGCTCAGCCCGGGGGAGATCGAAAACATTATTGCTTTTCTGCGCACGTGGGAGAGGGGGAAGAAATGA
- a CDS encoding molybdopterin-dependent oxidoreductase has protein sequence MKRDLGRREFLQMLSATGLTALVGSTAETWGLDAISNPLASYPDRGWERAYRDLWKYDSKYTFLCAPNDTHNCMINAYVRQGVITRLGPTMKYGEATDLNGNKATHRWDPRICQKGLALTRRFYGDRRVNGCMVREGFKKWVEKGFPRQSNGLPEREYFNRARDQWVRVTHDDGARIVASVLKNIAETYTGEEGKRRLTEQHYDPATIEATKGIGTQVLKFRGGMPLLGITRVFGMYRMANSMALLDSHIRKVGPDQAKGARGFDNYSWHTDLPPGHPMVTGQQTVEFDLSAAEHCKTLVVWGMNWITTKMPDSHWLTEARLKGTRVVVIACEYSATATKADDVVVVRPGTTPALALGFCNVILREKLFDVEYMKHWTDLPMLVRMDTLQNLRAKDVFPNDQLADLKSTKILKKGDKEPPALQHVEQIVGEELRAAWGDYVWWDRKTNAPKKLTRDMVGKFSNVADPLLEGSIEVTLVDGKKVRCRPAFDLIQEYVAHFDPKTVEEMTWAPAAAIESVARHIAKEPGTTLFAIGMGPNQFFNSDNKDRDTMLLAALTGNVGKIGGNIGSYAGNYRTALFNGSPQYINENPFDIELDPSKPSRPKAYWVGESAHYYNHEDHPLRVGKRLLTGKSHMPCPTKSLWFANANSILGNVKWHFNTVINQLPKMEMIAVNEWWWTASCEWADVVFGVDSWAELKHPDMTASVTNPFLQVFPRTPIKRVFNTIGDIDVYALVASKFAELTGDQRFNDMWKFVREGRTDVYLQRILDNSTNTKGYKFADIEAKAKEGIPAILNSRTTPKAVGYEQVADSKPWYTKSGRLEFYREEPEFIEAGENLPVHREPIDSTFYEPNVIIAPKHEALRPASPESYGVSRDDLTCEVRCGRNVVLTWAEAKQTQHPRMKEGYKFIFHTPKYRHGAHTTPVDVDMIALLFGPFGDLYRHDRRMPYVNEGYVDINPSDAKDLEIEDGDYVYIDPDPEDRPFRGWQKDKKNMEFARLLCRARYYPGTPRGVTRMWHNVYTATPGSVEGHKTRKDGLAKNPRTNYQAMFRSGSQQSATRGWLKPTWMTDSLTRKNMFGQSIDKGFLQDVHCPTGAPREAVVKITKAEPGGIEGQGLWRPAALGIRPSYESAEMRKYLAGEFYLGRKEK, from the coding sequence ATGAAACGAGATCTTGGACGCCGCGAATTCCTGCAGATGCTCAGCGCCACCGGACTGACGGCGCTGGTCGGCTCCACGGCGGAGACCTGGGGACTGGACGCGATCAGCAATCCGCTGGCCAGCTATCCCGACCGCGGATGGGAACGGGCTTACCGTGATCTGTGGAAATATGACTCCAAGTACACCTTCCTCTGCGCTCCCAATGACACGCATAACTGCATGATCAATGCCTACGTGCGCCAGGGCGTGATCACCCGACTGGGCCCCACCATGAAATACGGCGAAGCCACGGACCTCAACGGCAATAAGGCCACGCATCGCTGGGACCCGCGCATCTGCCAAAAAGGCCTGGCCCTCACCCGGCGCTTTTACGGTGACCGCCGCGTCAACGGCTGCATGGTGCGCGAAGGTTTCAAGAAGTGGGTGGAGAAAGGCTTCCCGCGGCAGAGCAACGGTCTTCCTGAGCGCGAATATTTCAATCGCGCGCGCGACCAGTGGGTCCGCGTGACGCACGATGACGGCGCCAGGATCGTGGCATCCGTGCTCAAGAACATTGCTGAGACTTACACCGGCGAAGAGGGCAAGCGGCGTCTGACTGAACAACATTATGACCCCGCCACAATTGAGGCCACCAAGGGCATAGGCACGCAGGTGCTGAAATTCCGCGGCGGCATGCCGTTGCTGGGCATCACGCGGGTCTTCGGCATGTATCGCATGGCCAACAGCATGGCGCTGCTGGATAGCCACATCCGCAAGGTCGGTCCGGACCAGGCCAAGGGCGCGCGCGGATTCGACAACTACTCATGGCACACCGATCTGCCTCCGGGCCATCCCATGGTCACCGGCCAGCAGACGGTGGAGTTCGACCTGAGCGCCGCCGAGCACTGCAAAACTTTGGTGGTCTGGGGCATGAACTGGATCACCACCAAGATGCCGGACAGCCACTGGCTCACCGAAGCACGGCTCAAAGGCACGCGGGTAGTCGTGATCGCGTGCGAGTACTCGGCTACAGCGACCAAAGCTGATGACGTGGTCGTCGTTCGTCCGGGCACAACGCCCGCGCTGGCGCTTGGTTTCTGCAACGTGATCCTGCGCGAAAAACTCTTCGACGTTGAATACATGAAGCACTGGACGGATCTGCCCATGCTCGTCCGCATGGATACGCTGCAGAACCTGCGCGCCAAAGACGTTTTCCCCAATGACCAACTGGCGGATTTGAAATCCACCAAGATCCTGAAGAAGGGTGACAAAGAGCCTCCCGCGTTGCAGCACGTGGAACAGATCGTCGGCGAAGAACTGCGGGCCGCCTGGGGCGACTACGTTTGGTGGGACCGTAAGACCAACGCTCCTAAAAAGCTGACGCGGGACATGGTGGGTAAGTTCTCCAACGTGGCCGATCCGCTGCTCGAAGGCTCAATCGAAGTCACGCTGGTTGACGGCAAGAAAGTCCGTTGCCGTCCGGCGTTCGATCTGATCCAGGAGTACGTGGCCCACTTTGACCCCAAGACCGTGGAAGAGATGACCTGGGCGCCGGCCGCGGCCATTGAGTCCGTGGCGCGGCACATTGCGAAAGAGCCGGGGACCACGCTATTTGCTATTGGCATGGGGCCCAACCAGTTCTTCAACAGTGACAACAAAGACCGTGACACCATGCTGCTGGCCGCGCTCACCGGCAACGTGGGCAAGATCGGCGGCAACATCGGCTCGTACGCCGGCAACTACCGCACGGCGCTGTTCAACGGCTCGCCGCAGTACATCAACGAGAACCCGTTCGATATAGAACTGGACCCAAGCAAGCCGTCGCGGCCCAAGGCGTATTGGGTGGGCGAGTCAGCCCACTATTACAACCATGAAGACCATCCGTTGCGCGTCGGCAAGCGGCTGCTCACGGGAAAGTCCCATATGCCGTGCCCGACCAAGTCCCTTTGGTTCGCCAACGCCAATTCCATCCTGGGCAATGTGAAGTGGCACTTCAACACCGTGATCAATCAGTTGCCGAAGATGGAGATGATTGCCGTCAACGAGTGGTGGTGGACGGCCTCCTGCGAATGGGCGGATGTGGTTTTTGGCGTAGACAGTTGGGCCGAACTGAAGCATCCGGACATGACCGCTTCCGTCACCAACCCGTTCTTGCAGGTCTTTCCCCGCACGCCCATCAAACGCGTCTTCAACACTATCGGTGATATTGACGTGTATGCGCTGGTGGCCTCCAAGTTTGCCGAACTCACCGGCGACCAGCGCTTCAACGACATGTGGAAGTTCGTGCGCGAAGGCCGCACCGACGTCTACCTGCAGCGCATCCTGGACAACTCCACCAACACCAAAGGCTACAAGTTCGCGGACATTGAAGCCAAAGCCAAGGAAGGCATCCCCGCAATCCTCAACAGCCGCACCACCCCCAAGGCTGTAGGCTACGAACAGGTGGCCGATTCCAAACCCTGGTACACCAAGAGCGGGCGGCTGGAGTTCTACCGCGAAGAGCCGGAGTTCATTGAAGCCGGAGAAAATCTGCCGGTGCATCGCGAACCCATTGATTCCACTTTCTACGAACCCAACGTGATCATCGCGCCCAAGCATGAGGCGCTGCGGCCGGCCTCGCCGGAGAGCTACGGCGTCTCCCGCGACGATCTCACCTGCGAGGTCCGCTGCGGACGCAACGTGGTCCTGACCTGGGCGGAAGCCAAGCAGACGCAGCACCCGCGCATGAAAGAAGGCTACAAGTTTATCTTCCACACGCCCAAGTACCGCCACGGCGCGCACACCACGCCGGTGGACGTGGACATGATCGCGCTGCTGTTCGGTCCGTTCGGCGATCTCTATCGCCACGACCGCCGCATGCCGTACGTCAACGAAGGCTACGTGGATATCAACCCCAGCGACGCCAAGGACCTGGAGATTGAAGACGGCGACTACGTGTACATCGATCCCGACCCGGAAGACCGTCCCTTCCGCGGATGGCAGAAAGACAAGAAGAACATGGAGTTTGCGCGCCTGCTGTGCCGCGCCCGCTACTATCCGGGGACGCCGCGCGGCGTCACGCGCATGTGGCACAACGTGTACACGGCCACGCCAGGCTCAGTGGAAGGCCACAAGACCCGCAAAGACGGACTGGCCAAGAACCCGCGCACCAACTATCAGGCCATGTTCCGCAGCGGCTCGCAACAATCAGCCACGCGCGGCTGGCTCAAGCCCACGTGGATGACCGATTCGCTCACGCGCAAGAACATGTTCGGCCAGAGCATTGACAAAGGTTTTCTGCAAGACGTTCACTGCCCCACGGGCGCGCCGCGTGAAGCCGTGGTCAAAATCACCAAGGCTGAGCCGGGCGGCATTGAAGGTCAAGGTTTGTGGCGTCCGGCGGCGCTGGGCATCCGGCCGAGCTACGAGTCGGCGGAGATGCGCAAGTATCTGGCAGGCGAATTCTATCTGGGACGGAAGGAGAAATAG
- a CDS encoding Rieske 2Fe-2S domain-containing protein — protein sequence MPSPWNASCSARIGGPMSETQKTGRSRLDPEPVSRRDVLGLMSLWAAGSALLFGLVGMLRLPKAAVLSSPSKRFRVTLPATLAAGEAFTPPGRNVAVYRDEQGVYAISRVCTHLGCIVKPTEEGFECPCHGSRYDHDGTVTKGPAPRALPWLEVKEQAGTLYVDEGSNVASGTRLKV from the coding sequence ATGCCATCACCATGGAACGCGTCATGTTCCGCACGGATTGGAGGACCAATGAGCGAGACACAGAAGACCGGGCGCTCGCGGCTCGATCCTGAGCCGGTGAGCCGTCGCGATGTGTTGGGACTCATGTCCCTGTGGGCTGCAGGGTCGGCCCTGCTGTTCGGGCTCGTTGGGATGTTGCGCCTGCCCAAGGCCGCTGTCCTGTCGTCTCCATCCAAACGTTTTCGCGTGACGCTGCCGGCGACCTTGGCGGCGGGCGAAGCCTTCACTCCTCCGGGCCGCAACGTGGCCGTGTATCGCGACGAACAAGGCGTGTACGCAATCTCCCGCGTGTGCACGCATCTGGGTTGCATCGTCAAGCCAACGGAAGAAGGTTTTGAGTGCCCCTGCCACGGCTCGCGTTATGACCATGACGGCACCGTGACCAAGGGTCCGGCGCCGCGCGCGCTGCCCTGGCTGGAAGTGAAAGAACAGGCCGGCACGCTCTACGTGGATGAGGGCAGCAACGTGGCTTCCGGCACGAGGTTGAAGGTATGA
- a CDS encoding FAD-dependent oxidoreductase encodes MTDLLKLRVSIPSEQYQQDQISCQVACPVHTDARGYVRAIAQGRFEEAYLIARGPNPFASICGRICGAPCETACRRGKIPRVDDDGNFVANDRPIAIRALKRFACDLYGPEAQGPGVTLRNVKAFIPPVAAHADEMAALLRASVDGRVKQAGGEKIAIIGAGPAGLSAAHDLALLGFKPVVFESEPVPAGMLAVGVPAYRLPRDIIAKEVAVIQALGVEIRCGVSIGKDVSFAELRRDFSAVLIAVGAKSSRDLGLPGERGPRVYGGVDLLRAVSLGEPIDIGREVVVVGGGNVAYDVARTVVRQIAYDTARTAARLPGMSKVWLVSLESLEEMPADTVEIREGDEEGVQRLNGWGPLEIQRRDDGSVSGVLFRKCTRVYDENRRFAPTYDDTMTRPVPCDTVLLAVGQSTALKFLEDGGKDVEMMRPGWPKVDAQTLRTTADNVFVAGDLAHGTRLLIDAVASGKAAARSIYESLTGNKLQFEAVASHRVLELYRRERGYENIRRQAIPTTEPEDRLKHPAVCVESGYTQELAMREASRCLDCGVAPIFDGTRCVLCGGCADVCPTQCLKLVSLGDLFGDDAFAREIGVALGEDADLAANSAILKDEDRCIRCGLCALRCPVDAITMERVMFRTDWRTNERDTEDRALAARS; translated from the coding sequence ATGACGGATCTCCTGAAGCTGCGCGTTTCCATTCCTTCCGAGCAGTACCAGCAGGATCAGATTTCCTGCCAGGTGGCGTGTCCGGTGCACACCGACGCGCGCGGTTACGTGCGGGCCATTGCACAAGGCCGCTTTGAAGAAGCCTACCTGATCGCCCGAGGTCCCAATCCTTTTGCCTCCATCTGCGGACGAATCTGCGGTGCGCCCTGTGAGACGGCCTGTCGTCGCGGCAAGATTCCGCGCGTAGATGATGACGGCAACTTCGTCGCCAACGACCGTCCTATCGCCATTCGCGCGCTGAAACGTTTTGCCTGCGATCTTTACGGCCCTGAGGCACAAGGCCCCGGCGTCACGCTGCGTAATGTAAAAGCGTTCATTCCTCCAGTGGCCGCCCACGCGGACGAAATGGCCGCGTTGCTGCGCGCCTCTGTGGATGGCCGGGTGAAGCAAGCGGGTGGAGAAAAGATCGCCATTATCGGCGCCGGTCCTGCGGGGCTTTCCGCAGCGCACGATCTGGCCCTGCTCGGTTTCAAACCCGTGGTGTTTGAGTCTGAGCCGGTCCCCGCCGGCATGCTGGCGGTGGGCGTGCCTGCGTATCGCCTGCCGCGCGACATTATCGCCAAAGAAGTTGCGGTGATCCAGGCACTGGGCGTTGAGATTCGTTGCGGCGTTTCCATCGGCAAGGACGTGAGCTTCGCCGAGTTGCGCCGGGATTTCAGCGCCGTGTTGATCGCCGTGGGCGCAAAGTCCTCTCGCGACCTGGGACTGCCCGGCGAACGCGGGCCGCGCGTCTACGGCGGCGTGGATTTGCTGCGAGCCGTTTCCTTGGGCGAACCCATTGATATCGGCCGTGAAGTGGTGGTGGTTGGCGGCGGCAACGTGGCTTATGACGTGGCCCGCACCGTGGTCCGGCAAATTGCCTATGACACGGCCCGCACCGCGGCCCGTCTGCCTGGCATGAGCAAAGTCTGGCTGGTCTCACTGGAGAGCCTGGAAGAAATGCCCGCGGACACCGTGGAGATCCGCGAAGGTGATGAAGAAGGTGTGCAGCGGCTGAACGGCTGGGGGCCGCTGGAAATCCAGCGCCGCGATGATGGCTCCGTTTCCGGCGTGCTCTTCCGCAAGTGCACCCGCGTGTATGACGAGAATCGCCGCTTCGCCCCAACGTATGACGACACCATGACCCGCCCGGTGCCGTGTGACACCGTGCTGCTCGCCGTCGGACAGAGCACGGCCCTCAAATTCCTGGAAGACGGCGGCAAGGACGTTGAGATGATGCGTCCCGGCTGGCCCAAGGTGGACGCGCAAACACTGCGCACCACGGCCGACAACGTGTTCGTCGCAGGCGACCTGGCGCACGGTACGCGGCTGTTGATTGATGCCGTGGCTTCCGGCAAAGCCGCGGCGCGTTCCATTTACGAGTCGCTTACCGGCAACAAGTTGCAGTTTGAGGCCGTGGCCTCCCATCGCGTGCTTGAACTCTATCGCCGTGAACGCGGCTACGAAAACATTCGCCGCCAAGCGATTCCCACCACGGAGCCGGAAGACCGGCTGAAGCACCCGGCGGTCTGTGTGGAGAGCGGCTACACGCAGGAACTGGCCATGCGCGAAGCTTCGCGCTGCCTGGATTGCGGCGTGGCGCCCATCTTTGACGGCACGCGCTGCGTGCTCTGCGGCGGCTGTGCCGACGTTTGTCCCACGCAGTGCCTGAAGCTGGTGAGCCTGGGCGACCTGTTCGGCGACGACGCGTTTGCCCGGGAGATCGGCGTCGCGCTCGGCGAAGACGCTGATCTCGCCGCCAACTCAGCCATTTTGAAAGATGAAGACCGCTGTATCCGCTGCGGGCTCTGCGCCCTGCGCTGCCCGGTGGATGCCATCACCATGGAACGCGTCATGTTCCGCACGGATTGGAGGACCAATGAGCGAGACACAGAAGACCGGGCGCTCGCGGCTCGATCCTGA